One genomic window of Borreliella garinii includes the following:
- a CDS encoding tRNA dihydrouridine synthase, producing MKFLFDIPLPIMILAPMEDVTDTVFRNLIHLIGSKEGEPHIYFTEFISVKGILNGSKQSIQHVFLKPNELNRPLIAQIWGNDPEQFYRAIEILGGMGFWGIDINMGCPKSKIIKKGVCSALINNKSLAKEIILASKEACARFNLPLSVKTRHGFSYPEVNDWLGFLLGFGIDMLTVYPRLAVNQSEGPVNFDIFYELVKLRNNLSPSTLIIGNGDVLSLKDARYYVDKYLIDGIMFGRGIFKNLNLFKFSSKHFLDSNLNFRLNILKFHIKDFYATWGLEKDFNKLKKYFKIYFTEKERQSKYFSNLINSKTYEELFENLNVIDMVGDF from the coding sequence ATGAAGTTTTTATTTGATATTCCTCTTCCAATTATGATTTTGGCTCCAATGGAAGACGTTACTGATACTGTTTTTAGAAATTTAATTCATTTAATAGGATCTAAAGAAGGAGAACCCCATATTTATTTTACTGAATTTATTTCTGTAAAGGGAATTTTAAATGGATCAAAACAATCTATTCAACATGTTTTTTTAAAACCCAATGAACTTAATAGGCCTTTAATTGCTCAAATTTGGGGTAATGATCCTGAGCAATTTTATAGAGCAATAGAAATATTAGGGGGCATGGGATTTTGGGGAATTGATATTAATATGGGTTGTCCTAAGAGTAAAATAATTAAAAAAGGGGTTTGTTCGGCTTTAATTAATAATAAATCTTTGGCCAAAGAAATAATTCTTGCAAGCAAAGAAGCTTGTGCGAGATTTAATTTACCTCTTAGCGTTAAGACCAGGCATGGATTTTCATATCCAGAAGTTAATGATTGGCTAGGATTTTTATTGGGCTTTGGAATTGATATGTTAACGGTTTATCCAAGACTTGCTGTTAATCAGAGCGAAGGCCCTGTTAATTTTGATATTTTTTATGAACTTGTTAAATTGCGGAATAATCTTAGTCCTTCTACTCTTATTATTGGCAATGGAGATGTTTTAAGTCTCAAGGATGCTAGATATTACGTTGATAAATATTTAATTGATGGGATTATGTTTGGTCGTGGAATTTTTAAGAATTTAAATTTATTTAAATTTTCTTCAAAACATTTTTTGGATAGTAATTTAAATTTTAGGTTAAATATATTAAAATTCCATATAAAGGATTTTTATGCTACTTGGGGACTTGAAAAAGATTTTAATAAACTTAAAAAATATTTTAAGATATATTTTACTGAGAAGGAAAGACAGAGTAAATATTTCTCAAATCTTATAAATTCGAAAACTTACGAAGAGCTTTTTGAAAATTTAAACGTTATTGACATGGTAGGAGATTTTTAA
- a CDS encoding ParB N-terminal domain-containing protein codes for MLIDIDQIKIKKRIRKNVGDIETLKNSIIKHGLIYPIIIDKNKNLIAGFRRYQALKEIGYKEAEVKVISSENKKTLLEIELDENNVRKSFTKSEANEGEAYLKIYSESNVIIRFIKFIILKIKNMWKRKNRKI; via the coding sequence ATGTTAATAGATATCGATCAAATAAAAATAAAAAAAAGAATTAGAAAAAATGTAGGTGACATTGAAACTCTTAAAAACAGCATTATAAAGCATGGATTAATTTATCCAATAATAATCGATAAAAATAAGAATTTGATTGCAGGATTTAGAAGATATCAAGCCTTAAAAGAAATCGGCTATAAAGAAGCTGAAGTAAAGGTAATCTCAAGTGAAAACAAAAAAACTTTACTTGAAATTGAACTTGATGAGAATAATGTTAGAAAGTCATTTACAAAAAGTGAAGCAAACGAAGGTGAAGCTTATTTGAAGATTTATTCTGAAAGCAATGTAATAATAAGATTTATTAAATTTATTATCTTAAAAATTAAAAACATGTGGAAAAGAAAAAATAGAAAAATTTAA
- a CDS encoding L-threonylcarbamoyladenylate synthase: MISTEIIRSNQIQKAAKLIKTGELVVFPTETVYGIGANAYNEDAVKMIFLVKKRSIQNPLIVHVDTVKKIKELSEYIPKSALMLIKRFSPGPLTYVLKKSIKISRFVSGNLDTVAIRIPANKIALNLIKASKVPIVAPSANISKRPSATNFEMALKELNGLVRGIIKLEENKDFNIGIESTVIGFDLKDNVIILRPGAITKKMIEKGLQGKYTVNYAETKIELEKSPGNMIEHYKPKIPVYLFKSQDNIRRYLNKDTKILITKPTLNSYLFNFLWDKKNITVFNTLEEYAQNLYKELVNSENSYKQILSEFVKDEELGYSINNRIRKASLNTFIN; encoded by the coding sequence ATGATATCTACAGAAATAATTAGAAGTAATCAAATACAAAAAGCAGCAAAACTTATCAAAACAGGCGAGCTTGTTGTATTTCCAACAGAAACAGTCTATGGCATTGGTGCAAATGCTTATAATGAAGATGCCGTAAAAATGATTTTTTTAGTTAAAAAAAGATCTATTCAAAACCCCTTAATAGTACACGTTGACACAGTAAAAAAAATAAAAGAATTATCGGAATATATTCCTAAAAGTGCTCTAATGCTAATCAAAAGGTTTAGTCCAGGTCCTTTAACTTATGTTCTTAAGAAATCAATAAAAATATCCAGATTTGTTAGTGGAAATCTAGACACAGTGGCAATAAGAATTCCTGCAAATAAAATAGCTTTAAACTTAATTAAAGCATCTAAAGTCCCCATAGTAGCACCATCTGCAAATATATCAAAAAGACCAAGCGCAACAAACTTCGAAATGGCTTTAAAAGAATTAAATGGACTTGTAAGGGGAATAATAAAACTAGAAGAAAATAAAGACTTTAATATCGGAATCGAATCAACTGTGATTGGATTTGACCTAAAAGATAACGTAATAATATTAAGACCAGGCGCAATAACAAAAAAAATGATAGAAAAAGGGCTTCAAGGAAAATATACAGTAAATTACGCAGAAACGAAAATAGAGTTAGAAAAATCACCAGGGAACATGATAGAACATTATAAACCAAAAATTCCCGTCTATTTATTTAAAAGTCAAGACAACATAAGAAGATATTTAAACAAAGATACAAAAATACTTATTACAAAACCTACTCTAAACTCCTATTTATTTAATTTTTTGTGGGATAAAAAAAATATTACAGTATTTAACACTCTTGAAGAATATGCACAAAATCTTTACAAAGAGCTAGTCAATTCTGAGAACAGCTACAAACAGATCCTTAGTGAATTCGTAAAAGACGAAGAACTTGGATACTCAATAAACAATAGAATCAGAAAAGCTAGCTTAAATACATTCATTAATTAA
- a CDS encoding penicillin-binding protein 1A yields MKLNSLSLRKINKHKLLIYLTYFTVSFSIIALSLAISKTINIQKDKNFGYINPAIPSRLLDINGKQITQFISDENRELMPLRKMPDNLINTLLIREDIGFFSHRGFSLIGIFRAAFNIVLGRYFSGGSTLTQQLAKLLYTNQARRSILRKLHEIWWAIQLEKKLSKYEILEKYLNKVYFGNGNYGIVAASKFFFGKSVNKINTAESVMMIIQLPNAKLYSPLYNPEFSKKIQRAVLNQVVSNGIVKAEIAEKEFNEYWQNYDWTRMADTSAISNKKDQAPYFSEYIRQKIIKYLPDGANIYKDGYSIYSTLDLEAQKYADKVTNDMINKARTMHNLNRSSETIIINSEIVPVVDAISDLLGIKNLRINGRQYKKLRKRKFYEDNIDLIASFGAILGIDKIDKATKEYIIKNKLAPKLIAQPEGAMIAIDTTSGAIRAMVGGSGHAKDNEFNRATQAKVQPGSAFKALYFAAAIDLKKITAATMFSDSPVAFLDKNGEVYAPGNYGGKWRGNVLTRQALALSLNIPALRILDKLGFDSAISYSSKLLGITDPKEIEKTFPKVYPLALGVISVSPIQMARAFAILGNSGNEIEPYGIRYIEDRAGRIIANEEAKILAKIKSQEYQTQIVSPQAAYIITDMMKSTIQYGTLSNQRYTNLKNFNSDIAGKSGTTQNWADGWAIGYSPYITTAFWVGFDKKGYSLGISGTGTGLVGPSWGEFMAEYHKNLPKKVFVKPAGIISIPVQAETGLLPEEIADEKIINELFISGTQPIEKSKYYKNKLEFKNTIEFNIYGIDEINNNDEINFDTPEFEYLDNNLESLNNNNNDLENNNNNNDENKNEDGIEMGIKKPLNEIENKNPQQDLLNNDNNNKEMFIKNTKEIKDKVIVNETNTEVQNIKELNSNNNENEKINNKDVNGEDIQLD; encoded by the coding sequence ATGAAATTAAATAGTCTTAGCTTGAGAAAAATAAATAAGCATAAGCTACTTATTTATTTAACATATTTCACAGTTAGCTTTTCTATTATTGCACTCTCATTAGCAATATCTAAGACTATAAACATACAAAAAGATAAAAACTTTGGATATATAAACCCAGCAATTCCTTCAAGACTTTTAGATATTAATGGAAAACAAATAACTCAATTTATATCTGATGAGAATAGAGAATTAATGCCATTGAGAAAGATGCCTGACAATCTAATTAATACACTTCTAATACGAGAAGATATTGGTTTTTTTTCTCATCGAGGCTTTTCCTTAATAGGAATATTTAGAGCCGCATTTAATATTGTTCTTGGCAGATATTTTTCAGGCGGCAGCACATTAACCCAACAGCTTGCAAAACTTCTCTATACAAATCAAGCAAGAAGATCTATTTTGAGGAAATTACATGAAATATGGTGGGCAATCCAACTTGAAAAAAAACTCTCAAAATACGAAATACTAGAAAAGTACCTTAATAAGGTTTATTTTGGAAACGGCAATTATGGAATAGTTGCCGCATCAAAATTCTTTTTTGGTAAAAGCGTAAATAAAATAAATACAGCAGAATCTGTGATGATGATAATTCAACTCCCAAATGCAAAACTTTATTCACCTCTTTACAATCCAGAATTTTCAAAAAAAATACAACGTGCAGTTTTAAACCAAGTTGTATCAAATGGAATAGTAAAAGCCGAAATTGCTGAAAAAGAATTTAATGAATATTGGCAAAATTATGATTGGACTAGAATGGCTGATACATCCGCAATTTCAAACAAAAAAGACCAAGCTCCTTATTTCTCTGAATACATAAGGCAAAAAATAATAAAATATTTACCAGATGGTGCAAACATATATAAAGATGGATACTCAATATACTCAACTCTTGACCTTGAAGCACAAAAATATGCAGATAAAGTTACAAACGATATGATTAATAAAGCAAGAACAATGCATAATTTAAATAGATCATCTGAAACAATAATTATTAATTCAGAAATTGTCCCTGTAGTAGATGCAATATCAGATTTATTAGGAATTAAAAATTTAAGAATAAATGGACGGCAATATAAAAAACTTAGAAAAAGAAAATTTTACGAAGACAATATTGATCTAATTGCAAGCTTTGGAGCTATACTTGGAATTGATAAAATAGATAAGGCAACAAAAGAATATATTATCAAAAATAAATTAGCACCAAAACTTATTGCACAGCCTGAGGGAGCAATGATAGCAATAGACACAACAAGCGGAGCAATAAGAGCCATGGTTGGGGGTAGCGGACATGCTAAAGACAATGAATTTAATCGCGCCACACAAGCAAAAGTCCAGCCTGGAAGTGCATTTAAAGCATTATATTTTGCAGCCGCAATTGATCTGAAAAAAATAACAGCTGCCACAATGTTTTCAGACTCTCCAGTAGCATTTCTAGATAAAAACGGAGAGGTTTATGCTCCAGGAAATTATGGTGGCAAATGGAGAGGCAACGTTTTAACACGCCAGGCATTGGCTTTGTCTTTAAATATTCCAGCATTAAGAATATTGGACAAGTTGGGTTTTGACTCTGCGATTAGCTATTCCTCAAAACTACTAGGAATAACAGACCCAAAAGAAATAGAAAAAACGTTTCCCAAAGTTTATCCGCTAGCACTAGGTGTAATATCAGTTTCTCCAATCCAAATGGCAAGAGCCTTTGCAATTTTGGGGAATAGTGGTAACGAAATCGAACCTTATGGAATAAGATACATTGAAGACAGAGCTGGAAGAATAATAGCAAATGAAGAAGCAAAGATATTAGCTAAAATCAAAAGCCAAGAATATCAAACTCAAATAGTGTCTCCTCAAGCTGCTTATATCATCACAGATATGATGAAATCAACAATCCAATATGGAACCTTATCAAATCAAAGATATACAAATCTCAAAAATTTTAATTCTGACATTGCCGGAAAATCGGGAACAACGCAAAATTGGGCAGACGGATGGGCAATAGGATATTCTCCTTATATAACAACAGCATTTTGGGTTGGATTTGATAAAAAAGGATATTCACTGGGAATATCCGGAACAGGAACAGGATTGGTAGGACCTAGTTGGGGGGAATTCATGGCAGAATATCACAAAAACTTGCCCAAAAAAGTTTTTGTAAAACCTGCAGGAATAATTAGTATCCCGGTGCAAGCAGAAACAGGGCTATTACCAGAAGAGATTGCTGACGAAAAAATAATAAATGAATTATTTATTTCCGGCACCCAACCAATTGAAAAATCAAAATACTATAAAAATAAACTAGAATTTAAAAATACAATAGAATTTAACATATATGGAATTGATGAGATTAATAATAACGATGAAATAAATTTTGACACTCCTGAATTTGAATATCTTGATAATAATCTTGAAAGCCTAAACAATAATAACAATGATCTTGAAAACAACAATAATAACAATGATGAAAATAAAAATGAAGATGGAATAGAAATGGGCATTAAAAAACCCTTAAATGAAATAGAAAATAAAAACCCACAACAAGATCTACTAAATAACGACAACAATAACAAAGAAATGTTTATTAAAAACACAAAAGAAATTAAAGACAAAGTCATTGTTAATGAAACAAACACAGAAGTACAAAACATAAAAGAATTAAATTCAAATAACAATGAAAATGAAAAAATTAACAATAAAGACGTCAATGGAGAAGATATCCAATTGGATTAA
- the valS gene encoding valine--tRNA ligase codes for MNFRLLEKYDPKAFEDEIYNKWLKNNVFLPNNSLFEKFSMVAPPPNVTGVLHMGHALNFVLQDILVRYKRMKKHNTLWLFGTDHAGIATQAVFERNLKNIGKSKDDFEREELVKEIFKLKDKHRGVIVNQIKKLGASYDHSRERFTLDESLCKAVNKVFKDLYSKGLIYRGEYLVNLDPGSGSVVSDEEIEYKEVDGKLYFVKYFFDDSSFIEIATTRPETMFGDTAIAVNPNDERYKSLVGKEVTIPLTTKKIKIIADFHVDSDFGTGALKVTPAHDPNDFEISKRHNIPKVNILTQDGKLNENVPLQYQGLSTKDARFKIEIELMEKGFLQGVKKHMQQVGHCYRSGEVVEPYLSTQWFVSMKPLAEKALKALKSGELRFYPKKWENTYKYWLSNIKDWCISRQLVWGHRIPAWYNIDTLELIISDTDPSLDEKNVGKRFVQDPDVLDTWFSSWLWPFSSLGWPNITVDFENYYPTNTLITAYDIIFFWVARMVMAGLEFTGQIPFRDVYITPLLRDKQGKKMSKSLGNGIDPLDIIHEYGSDSLRFTLSFLSVQGQDLNIDAKDFMFGAKFANKVFNASKFILLNLENREVFNDLKFNDIDKWLLTSLNSTILGVESSFANYKYNEASKFVYEFFWNDFCDWYIEISKIDLNSENVDIQNMAISKLLFFLKKALLILHPFIPFVTEKIYSEFSEKGDILALNEYPSFDISSNFKEEFESFKVFKTFIVAVRTLKSEFNISPSIEIDVALKFDSDFKYEGYFKSNESIAKRMINFKNIFYNENCDGMLGLAVVGFEIYADVKSLIDKTKELIRLEKQLEKYKMLKISVSKKLENENFLMNAPKEIIESEKLKFVEFSSLINKINSYIINLKNL; via the coding sequence ATGAATTTTAGACTTCTTGAAAAATATGATCCCAAGGCATTTGAAGATGAAATTTACAACAAATGGCTTAAAAATAATGTTTTTTTGCCAAATAATTCTTTATTTGAAAAATTTAGTATGGTTGCACCGCCTCCTAATGTTACTGGTGTATTGCACATGGGGCATGCTCTTAATTTTGTTTTGCAAGATATTCTTGTAAGGTATAAAAGAATGAAAAAGCACAATACTTTATGGCTTTTTGGCACAGATCATGCAGGAATAGCAACGCAGGCTGTTTTTGAAAGGAATCTTAAAAATATTGGCAAAAGTAAGGATGATTTTGAAAGAGAAGAGCTTGTTAAAGAAATTTTTAAATTAAAAGATAAGCATAGAGGTGTAATTGTTAATCAGATAAAAAAACTCGGCGCGTCTTATGATCACTCAAGAGAAAGATTTACTCTTGATGAGAGTCTTTGTAAGGCTGTTAACAAGGTTTTTAAGGATTTATATTCCAAGGGGTTGATTTATAGAGGTGAGTATCTTGTTAATCTTGATCCTGGATCTGGGAGTGTTGTTAGTGACGAAGAGATTGAATATAAAGAAGTTGATGGCAAGCTTTATTTTGTTAAGTATTTTTTTGATGATTCTTCTTTTATTGAGATTGCAACAACTAGGCCTGAGACGATGTTTGGGGATACTGCTATTGCTGTTAATCCCAATGATGAGAGATATAAATCTTTAGTTGGAAAAGAAGTCACAATTCCTTTGACAACTAAAAAGATAAAAATTATTGCAGATTTTCATGTTGATAGTGATTTTGGTACTGGGGCTTTAAAAGTTACTCCTGCACATGATCCTAATGATTTTGAAATTTCAAAAAGGCATAATATTCCCAAGGTCAATATTTTAACTCAAGATGGAAAACTTAATGAAAATGTTCCTTTACAATATCAAGGATTAAGCACTAAGGATGCAAGATTTAAAATAGAGATAGAATTAATGGAAAAAGGGTTTTTACAAGGTGTCAAAAAACATATGCAACAGGTTGGGCATTGTTATCGATCAGGGGAGGTTGTTGAACCTTATTTATCTACTCAGTGGTTTGTGAGCATGAAACCTTTGGCAGAGAAAGCTTTAAAGGCTTTGAAGAGTGGCGAATTAAGATTTTACCCTAAAAAGTGGGAAAATACATATAAATACTGGTTGTCAAATATTAAAGATTGGTGTATATCAAGACAGCTTGTTTGGGGACATAGAATACCGGCTTGGTACAATATTGATACATTAGAACTTATTATTAGTGATACTGATCCTTCTTTAGATGAAAAGAACGTGGGGAAGAGATTTGTTCAAGATCCAGATGTTCTTGATACTTGGTTTTCTTCTTGGTTATGGCCTTTTTCTTCACTTGGATGGCCTAATATTACTGTTGATTTTGAAAATTATTATCCAACAAATACCTTAATTACAGCTTATGATATAATATTTTTTTGGGTTGCAAGAATGGTGATGGCGGGATTAGAATTTACAGGACAAATTCCTTTTAGAGATGTTTATATTACGCCTCTTTTGCGTGACAAACAAGGTAAAAAAATGTCAAAGTCTTTAGGTAATGGAATAGATCCTCTTGATATTATTCATGAGTATGGAAGTGATTCTTTGCGATTTACTTTATCCTTTTTGTCTGTTCAAGGCCAAGATTTAAATATTGATGCTAAGGATTTTATGTTTGGAGCTAAGTTTGCAAACAAAGTTTTTAATGCTTCCAAATTTATTCTTTTAAATTTAGAAAATAGAGAAGTATTCAATGATTTGAAATTTAACGACATTGACAAGTGGTTGCTTACAAGCTTAAATTCAACCATTCTTGGTGTAGAGTCTTCTTTTGCAAATTATAAATACAATGAAGCTTCAAAATTCGTTTATGAGTTTTTTTGGAATGATTTTTGTGATTGGTATATTGAAATTAGTAAAATTGATCTTAATAGTGAAAATGTTGATATTCAAAATATGGCTATTTCTAAGTTGCTATTTTTTCTTAAAAAAGCATTGTTAATTTTACACCCGTTCATTCCTTTTGTTACAGAAAAAATTTATTCTGAATTTTCAGAAAAAGGAGATATTTTAGCCTTAAATGAATATCCAAGTTTTGATATTTCCAGCAATTTTAAAGAAGAATTTGAAAGTTTTAAAGTATTTAAAACTTTCATTGTAGCCGTTAGAACACTTAAGAGTGAATTCAATATATCTCCTAGCATTGAGATTGATGTTGCTTTGAAGTTTGATTCTGACTTTAAATATGAAGGATACTTTAAGTCTAATGAGAGCATTGCAAAAAGAATGATTAATTTCAAAAATATATTTTACAATGAAAATTGTGATGGTATGCTTGGTTTAGCTGTAGTTGGTTTTGAAATTTATGCAGATGTTAAGTCATTGATAGATAAAACCAAGGAGTTAATAAGGCTTGAAAAGCAGCTTGAAAAGTATAAAATGCTTAAGATTTCTGTTTCAAAGAAACTTGAAAATGAAAATTTCTTAATGAATGCTCCTAAGGAAATTATTGAATCTGAAAAATTAAAATTTGTAGAATTTTCTTCTTTAATTAATAAGATAAATAGTTATATTATTAATTTAAAAAATCTGTAA
- the plzA gene encoding c-di-GMP-binding receptor PlzA: MLLSRKIRDYGAKYRGKEIKMSTEINSFLNLRNTIEMRIGAYSVLGVIYSISMDSLKLIFQEDTVLPALAKNKNLGSIQLKKNSDPNNNVAFSPFLSVKLLSASAYSSQNKEYNLLTLEFLSPMPEEIAIKVGKLLDLKLGQNQRIHERIIVDKDSIRKLKIDSDKAFIKFNGSKHKCLIKDLSYGGALVISSFDYGDFKEDSIDLIFSFEFMDKEIFIEGKSKSLSVIQTPNGKVFALGIAFDEDKIPLEYTMLIHDYFN; this comes from the coding sequence ATGCTTTTATCTAGAAAAATAAGAGATTATGGAGCTAAGTATAGGGGTAAAGAAATTAAAATGAGTACAGAGATAAATAGTTTTTTAAATCTTCGCAATACTATTGAGATGAGAATAGGTGCTTATTCTGTGCTTGGAGTAATTTATTCTATTTCTATGGATTCTCTTAAGCTTATTTTTCAAGAAGATACAGTATTGCCTGCTTTGGCTAAAAATAAAAATTTAGGCTCTATTCAACTTAAGAAGAATTCAGATCCTAATAATAACGTAGCTTTTTCCCCCTTTTTGTCTGTTAAACTCTTAAGTGCTTCTGCCTATTCTTCTCAAAACAAAGAATACAACTTATTAACATTGGAATTTTTATCTCCTATGCCAGAAGAGATTGCTATTAAAGTTGGGAAACTTCTTGATTTAAAACTTGGTCAAAATCAGAGAATTCACGAGAGGATTATTGTTGATAAAGATTCTATTAGAAAACTAAAAATTGATTCTGATAAAGCTTTTATCAAGTTTAATGGATCAAAACATAAATGCTTAATAAAAGATTTATCTTATGGGGGTGCTTTAGTAATTTCTTCTTTTGATTATGGGGATTTCAAAGAAGATTCAATTGATTTGATTTTTAGTTTTGAATTCATGGATAAAGAGATTTTTATTGAGGGAAAATCAAAAAGTTTAAGTGTTATTCAGACGCCTAATGGAAAGGTTTTTGCGCTTGGCATTGCTTTTGATGAAGACAAAATACCACTTGAGTATACTATGTTAATCCATGATTATTTCAATTAA
- the mnmD gene encoding tRNA (5-methylaminomethyl-2-thiouridine)(34)-methyltransferase MnmD: MKNLIFKENTIYSSKFDDIYYNPKYGIEESFYTFIKGCNLDLELKTKENLLIAELGFGTGLNFVCLLKFIKENNITSKINYYSIEKFPLKKKTIMQISKFFTKETAYFKLMLKHYPKIPKKNLKVKITENVNLKILIGNAKIKIKEIPKNVEYWFLDGFSPKKNPEMWNNEIFNLISQKSSPGCKLSTFSSARIVKDGLKLANFKCIHIEKGFGNKRHMIRAQKN, from the coding sequence ATGAAAAATCTAATTTTTAAAGAGAACACCATATATTCAAGCAAATTCGATGACATCTATTACAATCCAAAATATGGAATTGAAGAGAGTTTTTATACATTTATTAAAGGCTGCAATCTGGATTTAGAATTAAAAACAAAAGAAAATCTTTTAATAGCAGAGTTAGGATTTGGAACAGGATTGAACTTTGTATGTCTTTTAAAATTCATAAAAGAAAACAATATAACCTCAAAGATTAATTATTATTCTATAGAAAAATTTCCACTCAAAAAAAAGACAATAATGCAAATTTCAAAGTTCTTCACTAAAGAAACCGCTTATTTCAAATTAATGCTAAAACATTATCCTAAAATTCCAAAAAAAAATTTAAAAGTAAAAATAACAGAAAATGTTAATTTAAAAATTTTAATTGGAAACGCTAAAATAAAAATCAAAGAAATTCCAAAAAATGTAGAATATTGGTTTTTAGATGGATTTAGCCCTAAAAAAAATCCTGAAATGTGGAACAATGAAATATTTAATTTAATTTCTCAAAAAAGCAGTCCGGGATGCAAGCTTTCAACATTTTCTTCTGCAAGAATTGTAAAAGATGGCTTAAAGCTTGCCAATTTCAAATGCATTCACATAGAAAAAGGATTTGGAAATAAAAGACATATGATAAGGGCCCAAAAAAATTAA
- a CDS encoding septal ring lytic transglycosylase RlpA family protein — translation MRNLIDAIARYNRNFVFLFVFFFIASHLNSATVGLASWYGEAFHGKITANGEKFDMMALTAAHKELPFNTAVRVTNLLNNRSVVVRINDRGPFRKDRIIDLSKHAAEKLDFLGIGVAPVKIEVIDSVNEKRPSVSKSSDFKKEFNTPEIKEESKTKQSEENVSVENKSSNLLADYLIPADKETDFYIQVGSYRKKDYADRAYRILKKAGLFVVVNSHGPFYTVFIPTNADDIQKNIELIKSAGYKDTLIRKTKVPGEGLIMD, via the coding sequence ATGAGAAATTTAATTGATGCCATCGCAAGATATAATAGAAATTTTGTTTTTCTCTTTGTATTTTTTTTTATTGCTTCTCATTTAAATTCTGCTACAGTAGGCCTTGCTTCATGGTATGGTGAAGCTTTCCACGGCAAAATTACTGCTAATGGCGAAAAATTTGATATGATGGCTCTTACTGCTGCTCACAAAGAATTACCCTTTAATACTGCTGTAAGGGTTACGAATCTTTTAAATAATAGGTCAGTTGTTGTAAGAATTAATGATAGAGGGCCTTTTAGGAAGGATAGAATAATAGATTTATCAAAACATGCTGCTGAAAAGCTTGATTTTTTGGGAATAGGAGTTGCTCCTGTAAAAATTGAAGTAATTGACAGTGTAAATGAAAAAAGACCTTCTGTATCAAAATCTAGTGATTTTAAAAAAGAATTTAATACTCCTGAGATTAAAGAAGAAAGTAAAACTAAGCAATCAGAAGAGAATGTTTCTGTTGAAAATAAATCTTCAAATTTATTAGCAGATTATTTAATTCCTGCCGACAAAGAAACAGATTTTTACATACAAGTTGGATCTTATAGAAAAAAAGATTATGCTGATAGGGCTTATCGAATATTAAAAAAAGCAGGCCTTTTTGTTGTAGTAAATTCTCATGGGCCTTTTTATACTGTTTTTATTCCTACTAATGCTGATGATATTCAAAAAAATATAGAACTGATTAAATCTGCTGGATATAAAGATACTTTAATAAGAAAAACCAAGGTTCCAGGAGAGGGTCTTATTATGGATTAA
- the groES gene encoding co-chaperone GroES codes for MKNIKPLADRVLIKIKEAESKTISGLYIPENAKEKTNIGTVIAIGSNKEEITVKVGDTVLYEKYAGAAVKIENKEHLILKAKEIVAIIEE; via the coding sequence ATGAAAAATATTAAGCCTTTAGCTGATAGAGTTTTGATAAAAATCAAAGAAGCTGAGAGTAAAACAATCTCAGGACTTTACATACCAGAAAATGCAAAAGAAAAAACAAATATTGGAACGGTTATAGCCATTGGTTCTAACAAAGAAGAGATCACTGTAAAAGTTGGCGACACTGTACTTTATGAAAAGTATGCAGGAGCTGCTGTAAAAATCGAGAATAAAGAGCATTTAATACTAAAAGCAAAAGAAATAGTTGCAATAATAGAAGAGTAA